The DNA segment CCGAGAACACGTTGCCGAAGTTGGAACTGGCCGTCATGTTCAGGTACTTCATGATATTGCCGAAGGTCTCGCGCCCTTTAAGCACACCTTCTTCGAGCACCATCAGGCTCTTTTCCAGGAGGATGATGTCGGCCGATTCCTTGGCAATATCAGTCGCGCTGTCCACCGAGATGCCGACGTCGGCATCGCGCAGGGCTGGTGCATCGTTGATGCCGTCGCCGAGGAAACCCACGGTGTGACCATTGGCCTGCAAAGCCTTGAGCACCCGGGATTTTTGCAGCGGCGTCAGCTTGGCGAACACCGTGCGTTGCTCAACCTCCTGCTGGAGGGTCGCATCGTCCATGGCTTCGATATCCACGCCGAGCAGCGGCTCGCCAGGCTCCAGGCCAACCTGGCGGCAGATGGTGCGGGTGACCACGGCGTTATCGCCGGTCAGCACTTTGACCGCGACTCCGATCTCTTGCAGCGCAGCAATCGCCGGGCCGGCGGTTTCCTTCGGTGGATCGAGGAAAGTCAGGAAGCCGTGGATCACCAGGTTGCGTTCATCGGTGGGGGTGTATTGCTGGCGCGCCAGGGCCTTGGGAATGTTGCGGGTGGCCACCACCAGCACGCGGAAGCCGTCCTCGTTGAACTCGTTGGCGGTGTTCAGCAGTTCCTGGCGACGACGCTCGTCCAGAGCCACGGCGCTCGCGCCTTCCATCACATGGGTGGCGATAGCGAGCATTTCTTCCACGGCACCCTTGCACACCAGCAGGTGATCGCCGTGGCTGTCCTTGACGACAATCGACAGGCGCCGACGAACAAAGTCGAAGGGCAGTTCATCGACCTTGCTGTAGGCAAACGGCACCTGGAACTTGGGGTTGTGCTGGGAAAACGCGAGCACCGCCTGGTCCATCAGGTTCTTCATGCCGCTTTGATGATGGCTGTTAAGCCAGGCCAGGGACAGCACCTGGTCGTCCCGCTGGCCGAAGGCGTTGACGTGGTGCTCGAGGATGATTTTGTCCTGGGTCAGGGTGCCGGTCTTGTCGGTGCACAGCACGTCCATCGAACCGAAGTTCTGGATCGCGTTGAGGCGCTTGACCACCACTTTGCGCTTGGCCATGGCATTCGCGCCCTTGGCCAGGTTGGCGCTGACGATCATCGGCAGCATTTCCGGGGTCAGGCCCACGGCCACCGCCAGGGCAAACAGGAACGCGTCGCCCCAGTCGCCCTTGGAAAAGCCATTGAGGAAAAACACGATGGGCACCATCACCAGCATAAAGCGGATCAGCAGCCAACTGACGCTGTTCACCCCACGGTCAAAGGCGGTCTGCACCCGGGAGCCGACGATGGCCTTGGCCAGCGAGCCGAAATAGGTGCGTGGCCCGGTCGCCACCACCACTGCCTGGGCGCGGCCGCTGACCACGTTGGTGCCCATGAAGCAGATGTTGGGCAGATCCAGCAGGTTGCTCTGGTCGGCGGCGCTGAGGGTGGCGGATTTTTGCGTGACGTCGCCCAGGGTGTCGTATTTTTCCACGGGCAAGGCTTCGCCGGTCAGCACGGCCTGGCTGATAAACAGGTCGCGGGACTCGATCAGGCGGATATCGGCCGGGATCATGTCGCCGGCCGACAACTGCACGATATCGCCGGCCACCAGTTCACGCATCGGCACTTCGCGCAGGATGGGTTGGGCGCCGACCTGCTCGCGGCGCAGCACCGTGGCGGTGGTGCGCACCATGGCCTTCAGCGCCTCGGCGGATTTGGCCGAGCGATGCTCCTGCCAGAAGCGCAGCAGGCTGCTCAGGGCGACCATGGTCATGATGATAATGACCTTGGTCAGGTCGACGTCCTCACCGGCGCGCAGCGGCAGCCAGTAGTCGGTGACAAAACTGATCACCGCCAGGGTCAGCAGCACATAGATAAAAGGGTTGTTCAGGGCCTGGAGGAATTGCACGACAGCGTGTGGCGGCTTGTCGTGGGCCACTTCGTTATAGCCTTCGCGTTGCAGGCGGGCGCTGGCATCCAGTTCGGTCAGGCCGTCCTTGGTCGCCCGGACGTTGGCCAGGGTGGCCGCCAGGCCGTTTTGCGCTTCGCGGGCGGCACGCATCGACAGTTTGCTGTCATGGGTGGCGCGGTGCTTGTTGGGCAGTTGCGTGGTTTTTACGGCGCTCATAGTGTGTACTCCTGTCGACATACTCATTACTTGCCTGGTGGGCAGGCGAGCACGAACATGCCGAGTCGCAATTTTTTGCGATCAGTTCTAATAACTTTAAAGAGGTGAGTTAATTAACGGGCGCGCAGAAAACTGCCGCTGGCTTAGTTCGCAAAGAACGCCAGTTAATTAATTGACCAACTATCAGGAAGTTGCTGTTTCCAGTCGGCTTATGCCGCGTGCGCGCTCAACAACAGGCGCACGTGAACAGGCAGGCTGGAAACGTTCCGTCTCTGTGGATCTTGAGGGTCGGCATGGTCCCATTGCTGGACCAGGTGGCCGGTGGTGGGGCACAGGCGCCAGTGAGCACGCAGGTGCACCGGGCTGATACGCGGGGAGGGGCAGGCGAGGGCCGTGCGCGCGGGGGCAATGCCCCGGGAAACACGGCACGGCGTGGCACGCAGGGCTGAAGCCAGCGTGCGTACATCAGGTAGAACAAGGGTCTGGAAATTCATAACACACCTCGGGACCGGACTGGCGCCGGCTCAAGGCAGTTACGTTGGAGCATCAAGCTCTAGCGCAGCTAACCCGGCCTGGAAGGCGAGTCCCGTCTTTACTCTGGGTTTGGCGTCCGCCCCCTGTATTCACGGGGAGCGGACAGCGACTAGATACTGTGTCCATTGGCTTCTTTTGTGAGGTTGAAATAAGGCCCGAGTTGCAGGCACGGGCAATCTACTCAGGCAGGTAGGGGATGTCAATCAATAATGAACTTGTTTGGGCGCTTGTTCAGACTTCATTCAGATTGGCGTTATATATAAGTTCATACACTGTAGGCGGCCAATAACGCCAGATACATCAATGCCAGGCCGCAGGCGCCATGGCTGATTCGCTGCCAAGTTGGCGAGGCGTTCTTTCGCAAGACATTCACCAAGCCCGCAATCAGAAAACACGACAGGATCGACGCCAGCATAAAACCGGCGAAAAACATCAGGGTCTGACCGTGACTCGGGGTGGTGCCGACGATGCCTGCCAGGGCACTGCCCAGGGCGCCCCAGTACACAATGTTCTTCGGGTTGG comes from the Pseudomonas shahriarae genome and includes:
- the mgtA gene encoding magnesium-translocating P-type ATPase codes for the protein MSAVKTTQLPNKHRATHDSKLSMRAAREAQNGLAATLANVRATKDGLTELDASARLQREGYNEVAHDKPPHAVVQFLQALNNPFIYVLLTLAVISFVTDYWLPLRAGEDVDLTKVIIIMTMVALSSLLRFWQEHRSAKSAEALKAMVRTTATVLRREQVGAQPILREVPMRELVAGDIVQLSAGDMIPADIRLIESRDLFISQAVLTGEALPVEKYDTLGDVTQKSATLSAADQSNLLDLPNICFMGTNVVSGRAQAVVVATGPRTYFGSLAKAIVGSRVQTAFDRGVNSVSWLLIRFMLVMVPIVFFLNGFSKGDWGDAFLFALAVAVGLTPEMLPMIVSANLAKGANAMAKRKVVVKRLNAIQNFGSMDVLCTDKTGTLTQDKIILEHHVNAFGQRDDQVLSLAWLNSHHQSGMKNLMDQAVLAFSQHNPKFQVPFAYSKVDELPFDFVRRRLSIVVKDSHGDHLLVCKGAVEEMLAIATHVMEGASAVALDERRRQELLNTANEFNEDGFRVLVVATRNIPKALARQQYTPTDERNLVIHGFLTFLDPPKETAGPAIAALQEIGVAVKVLTGDNAVVTRTICRQVGLEPGEPLLGVDIEAMDDATLQQEVEQRTVFAKLTPLQKSRVLKALQANGHTVGFLGDGINDAPALRDADVGISVDSATDIAKESADIILLEKSLMVLEEGVLKGRETFGNIMKYLNMTASSNFGNVFSVLVASAFIPFMPMLAIHLLLQNLMYDISQLALPWDKMDKEYLAKPRKWDAQNIGRFMIWIGPTSSIFDITTFALMWYVFAANSVEMQTLFQSGWFVEGLLSQTLVVHMLRTRKIPFFQSTAAWPVLMMTSLVIALGIYVPFSPLGTIVGLQPLPWAYFPWLVGTLLAYCCVAQLMKTIYIRRFKQWY